The genome window CATGACCAACGTGGCCGTCGGCACGCCCGCCTACATGTCGCCGGAGCAGGCCAAGGACAGCCGCAGCGTGACCGGCGCGAGCGACGTCTTCTCGCTCGGCTCGCTGCTGGTCTTCTGCGCCACCGGCCACGCGCCGTTCCGCGGCGGCAATCCGGTGGAGACGGTCTTCAAGCTGCTGCGCGAGGAGCCGGACCTGTCCGGGCTGCCGGCGGAGCTGGCCGACCTGGTGGCCGCCTGCATGCGGGCGGCGCCGGAGCACCGGCCGACGCCCGCGCAGATCCAGTCCGAGCTGGCCCCGCACCTGTTCTCCCGGGACGACGCGGGGGAGGAGGGCGGCGACTGGCTGCCGCCCGACGCGCTGGCGCTGATCGAGCGCAAGCGCCTGGGCCGACGCTCGGTCAGCGCGCCGCGGGCGCCGGAGCCGCCGCAGCCCTCCGCCCAGGTGCCGCCGCCGTCCCCCTCGATGCAGGTGCCGCCGCAGCCGACCGTCCCGCCGGTGGTGCCGCAGTCCCCGGTGCCCGCGCCCTACCTGGCGCAGACGCCGGTCGGCGCGCACGCCGGCCCGCCGGCCGCCGAGCCCTGGGGCCCGCCGCCCGACGCGTTCGGGCCGCGCCCGCACGCCGCGCCGACCGGCGAGGCCGGCGAGGTGGCCACCGCCAAGCTCGGCTCGCACGCCCGCCGGTCGCCGCAGGGCGAGGTGCGGCTGTCCAACGTGCGGATAGGGCCCGGCCCGCAGGCGCACGCCGACAACGGGCAGACCGGCGGACCGATGCCGGCCGGCACCGACTGGATCCGCCGGTCCGACGCGGCTCCCACCGGCGCGCGGCCGGCGGAGGGCGGCCAGGCCGCGCCCCCCGCCCCGGCGGTGCGCCCCGAGACGACCGGCGGGGCCCGCTGGCGCCCGTGGCGGTTCCGGATGTCCAACGACGTCTGGGGCACCCCGCTGGTGGCCGACGGCACGCTCTTCATCTCCAGCTTCGAGGTGCACGCGCTGGACATCGCCACCGGCCGCCGCCGCTACAAGACCCGGGACGTGGCCTGGGCGGTCGCGGTGGACGCCGGCCGGCTGCACGCGGCCGACGGCCCACACCTCTACACCGTGGACGTGGCGGACGGCACCGAGCGCTGGCGCACCTCGCTGGACGGCTGGGTGTACTCGCTGGACGCGGGCGACGGGGTGCTGCTCTGCGGGCTGCGCGGCGGCGGCGTGCAGGCCCGCTCCACCGCGAACGGCGCGGAGCTGTGGCGGGCCGAGGACGCCCAGCAGGACTACGAGAACCCGCAGTCCGGGCCGGCCCTGCTGGCCGGCGCCGCCTTCTACTACGGCGGCGGGCGGCTGCGCTGCGTGGACGCCAGGGGCGGGCTGCCGCGCTGGTCCTTCCCGGTCGGCGAGGACGTGCCGTCCCGGCCGGCGGTGCGCGGCAGCCGGGTGCTGGTCACGGCCGGCACCGCGGTCTACGCGCTGGACGCGGCGAGCGGGGCGCAGCACTGGCGGTTCGACGCGCCGGTCTCGCTCTTCACCCCGCCGGTGCTGGACGACTCGCCGAACCCGGCGGTCTACGTGGCCGACTACCTGGGCACGCTCTACGCCCTGGACGCGGCCACCGGCCGGGTGCGCTGGCAGGCCCGGACGGCCAGCCGGCAGGGCGCCGAGCCGGTGGTGCTGGCCGGCCGCACCGCGCTGATCGCCAGCGGCGACACCCTCTACGCCTTCGACACCGCGGACGGCCGGGAGTTGTGGCGCTACTCGGCCCGCGGCGAGGTGGTCGGCGCGCCGGCCGCCGCCGACGGTCTGGTGCACCTGGGCAGCCGGGACCACTCGCTGCACACCGTGGACCTGGCCACCGGACGGCTGCGCTGGGAGCTGGGCACCAAGGGCGAACTGACGGGCTCTCCGGTGGCCGCGCTCGGGCGGGTCTTCGTGAGCAGCAAGGACCGCTGCGTCTACGCGCTGGACGCGGTCTACGGGACGGCGGTGCCCGAGCAGCGGTAGCGCAGCGCGGCGCGCCGCGCCGGGGATTCGGACATAAAGGTGAAATGCTGACAAAGCCCGGCCCCAGGGCCGGGTTCAGCACGCCCGCATGCGCGAACCGGAGGCAGCCAGGTGCACCCCTCGAAGGACCACACCCGACCGTTCCCCAGCGGACCCCGTCCCACCGGGCCGAAGGCGGCCGGGCCGGTCGTGGTGCTGGCCTGCGTCGCGCTGGCGCTGGCCGGCTGCACCAGTGGCAGCAAGTCCTCGTCCTCCTCCTCGACCACCGGCTCGGCCACCCCGGTCGCCGCCTCCGGCTCACCCACCGTCAGCAACACGCTGCAGGACGACTACCAGCAGGTGATCGGCAACGTGCTGCCCTCGGTGGTGCAGATCACCACCGCCTCCGGACTGGGCTCCGGGATCATCTACGACACCAAGGGCGACATCGTCACCAACGCCCACGTGGTGGGCAGCGCCACCAGCTTCCAGGTCAGCCTGGCGAACAGCAGCAACCAGCTCGACGCCACCCTGGTCGGCAGCTACCCCGACTCCGACCTCGCGGTGATCAAGCTGAGCAGCCCGCCCGGCGGCCTGCGCCCGGCGGTCTTCGGCGACAGCAGCAAGGTCGAGCTGGGCCAGATCACGCTGGCCATGGGCAGCCCGCTGGGCCTGTCCAGCAGCGTGACCCAGGGCATCGTCTCGGGCACCGGACGGACCGTCACCGAGCCGAAGAGCACCGACTCGCCCGGCGCCACCATCGGCAACATGGTGCAGACCTCGGCCGCGATCAACCCGGGCAACAGCGGCGGCGCGCTGGTCAACCTCTCCAGCCAGGTGATCGGCATCAACACGCTGGCCGCGGTGGACCAGCAGCTGAACGGCAGCGCCGCGCCCGGCATCGGCTTCGCGATCCCGAGCGCCACCATCACCAGCATCGCCGACCAGCTGATCCAGAGCGGCAAGGTCACCAACTCCGGCCGGGCGGCGCTCGGCATCAGCGCCCGCACCTACTACGGCAGCGACTTCAAGCCGGCGGGCGTGGTGGTGGTCAGCACCACCTCCGGCGGTCCGGCCGCCGCGGCCGGCATGCAGCCCGGGGACGTGATCACCAAGGTCGGCAACACCCAGGTCAGTTCGCTCTCCGACCTGACCACCGCGCTGGCCTCGCTCACCCCGGGCAGCCAGACCCCGGTCACCTACACCCGCAACGGGCAGAGCAGCACCGTCCAGGTGACCCTGGGGACGCTCGGCTCCTGACGGGTGGTCAGAGCAGGCCCGGCGGCCGACCGCGCAAGGGTTGCCGCCGGGCCGTCGGGCCGCCGCTCAGCGGCCGGCGCGGGCCGCCCGGGTGCGCCAGGGCAGCTCCACCGTCACCGAGGTCGGCCCGCCCTCGGGGCTCTCCACCAGGAACACCCCGTCCACCGCGCCGACCCGCTCGGCCAGGCCGGCCAGTCCGCCGCCGGGCCGCGGCGAGCCGTCGGGCAGCGTCGCGCCGCCCTTCCCGTCGTCGGTGACCTGCACCATCAGCCGGTCGGCGGAGCGCCAGACGTCCACCGTGGCGCGGGAGGCGCCGGCGTGCTTCGAGGTGTTGGTGAGCAGCTCGCTGACGGTGAAGTAGGCGATCCCCTCGACCGCCGAGTCCGGGCGCTCGGCGGTGCCGTCCGGGCCGGCCAGGTCGACGTTCACCCGGACCCCGCCGGGCACCGTGCAGCGGGCCGCCACCGCGGAGAGCGCCGCGTCCAGCCCGCGGTCGGTGAGCACCGCCGGGTGGATGCCGCGGGCCAGGTCGCGCAGCTCCTGCAGGGCCAGCTTCACCTCGCCGTGCGCGGCGTCCACCATCTTCGCCGCCGAGGCCTGCTCCGCGGAGAGCTCGGTGTCCAGCAGCTTCTCCTTGGCCAGGCCCAGGTCCATGGCCAGCGCCACCAGCCGGGCCTGGGCGCCGTCGTGCAGGTCGCGCTCGATCCGGCGCAGGTCGGCGGCGGCGGTGTCGACCACCGCGCCGCGGTCCTCCTCCAGCTCGCGCACCCGCTGCTCGGCCGCGCCCGGGCTGAGCAGCAGCTCGACCAGCACCCGGTGCGCGGCCGCCAGCCAGCCCACCACGAAGGGCAGCACCGGCCAGCCGACCACCAGCAGCACCAGGGTGAGGGTGAAGCTGATGATCCCCCAGGGCAGCATCAGCAGGCAGTAGAGCGCCGAGCGCCAGCACAGGCCGTCAGCGAGGGTGGCCAGCACCAGGCCGGCCACGCCCGGGCGGGCCGGCCGCAGCGGCTCCGGCTCGGCGACCTGCGCGCCGAAGGCGGACCTGGCCCGCCGCCGGGCCCAGCCGCCCAGCCCGCGGCAGCCGCGCAGCCCGCCGGCGAGCAGCGGCAGGCCGACCACGGTGAGGCTGAACCCGGCGCCCGCGGTGAGGGTGAGCACCGTGAAGACGAAGGAGGCGACGCCGATCGGAAAGCCGATCAGGTGCTCGCCGACCTGGCGCCACATCCGCGCACCGTAGAGCGGTCTGTTCATCGGGTCTCCGTCCGTTCTGCTGGGCCAGGGGCTGCGGCACCCCGAAGTGACCGAGCCCAGCTTGGCAAGCCGGGCCCGCTCCGCGCACGGGGGCCGGTGCCCGTTCCGGGGCGGGGGTTAACCCCACCCGGGCCCGGTGTGATTCGTGTGGTGATCGTCTCGTGAGGTGTCCCACGGGTCGGGAGGGGTAGCTGTGGAGCGGGGCGGTGGCCATAGACTCACGCCGTACCGAGCTTATTGATTGGGTAAAGACCGCTGGAGGCGAACGCATGGAGGGGCCCCGGGCCGCCGCCCTCGCGGCCGACCCCGCGCTGGGGAGCGGCTACTTCGACGCCTACGCGGCGGTCGGCCTGCTCGCGGTGATCGGCGTGCTCTTCGTGGCGGTCGCGTTCAGCGCCAACCGGCTGCTGCGCCCGGTCATCCACTCGCCCGAGAAGCTGCTCACCTACGAGTGCGGCGTGGACCCGGTCGGCGAGGGCTGGGCGCACACCCAGCTGCGCTACTACGTCTACGCCTTCCTCTACGTGATCTTCGCGGTGGACGCCATCTACCTCTTCCCGTGGGCGACGGTCTTCGCCGCCGCGGGCTTCGGCGCGGGCACCCTGGTCGAGATGTTCGTCTTCCTCGGGTTCCTGGCGGTGGGGCTGCTCTACGCCTGGAAGAAGGGCGTTCTGGAATGGACCTGACCCACGGTCACCCGCACGGGCACGGCCCGGACGGTGCCGACGGCCCGGTGCCGCTCGGGCTGCCGGACCCGGCCCGGCCGGGCCCCGGCGCGCTCGAACAGCGCCGGCTCGGCCCGCTGGCCCGGCTGGCCCCGGACCCGGTCAAGGTGGTGCTCAACTGGGGGCGCCGCTACAGCCTCTGGTGCTTCAACTTCGGCCTGGCCTGCTGCGCGATCGAGTTCATCGCCGCGTCGATGGCCAAGCACGACTTCATCCGGATGGGTGTGATCCCGTTCGCCCCCGGCCCCCGGCAGGCCGACCTGATGATCGTCTCGGGCACCGTGACGGACAAGATGGCCCCCGCCGTGAAGCGGCTCTACGAGCAGATGCCGGAACCCAAGTACGTCATCTCCTTCGGCGCCTGCTCCAACTCCGGCGGGCCCTACTGGGACTCCTACTCGGTGACCAAGGGCGTGGACCAGATCATCCCGGTCGACGTCTACGTGCCCGGCTGCCCGCCGCGGCCCGAGGCGCTGCTGCAGGGCATCCTCAAGCTCCAGGAGAAGATCGCCGCCGAGTCGCTGCCCGAGCGCTACACCGGCCCCTCCGCCGAGGCGCTGCGCCGGCCGCTGCTGCCCGGGCCCGGGGGTGCGCAGTGAGCACCCCGCTGGACCCCGAGGCGGCCGCCGCGGCGATCGGCCCCTGGGCCACCGCCGTGCAGGCCTACGACCTCTGCACCGTGGACGTCCCCGCCGAGCACTGGATCGAGGCGCTGACCGCCGCCCGGGACGGGCTCGGGCTGCGCTTCTTCGACTGGCTCAGCGCGGTCGACGAGCTGGGCGAGGGCTTCGCGGTCTGCGTCCACCTGGCCGCCGTGGGCGGGCCGGGCGAGCTGCGCCGGCTGCTGCTGCGCACCCGGGTGGCCCGGGACGCGGCGGTGCTGCCGAGCTGCGCCGCGGTGTACGCCGGGGCCTCCTGGCACGAGCGGGAGACCCACGAGATGTTCGGCATCGGCTTCGCCGGGCACCCGCACCTGGAGCCGCTGCTGCTGCCGGAGGGCTTCGAGGGGCACCCGCTGCGCAAGGAGTTCGTGCTGGCCGCCCGGGTGGCCAAGGCCTGGCCGGGTGCCAAGGAGCCGGGCGAGAGCGAGGGCGAGGGCCCGGCCCGGCGCAAGATGCAGCCGGCCGGTGTGCCGGACCCGAACGAGTGGGGCCCGCTCAAGGGCACCCTGCCGCCGGTGGCCGAGCGGCCGGCCCGGGCCGCGCGCGGGCCGCGCGCGGCGGGGGCCGCCGGTGCGGCGGCGCGCGGTGCAGGTGCCGGTGCGGCCGCGGGTGTCGAGGGCGCCCCGGCGGTGCGGGCCGACCGGCCGCGGCGCAACCGCAGCATCACCGAGGGGTCGACCAGCCAGGCGGCGCCCGCGCCCGCCACGCCGACCGAGCCCGCCGCGCCCACCGAGTCCGCCGAGCCTGCCGCGCCGAAGGTGGCCCGGACGCAGAGCGCGGACGCCCCGTGGCACGCGCCGGTACCCGCCTACGACGAGCCGGGGAAGTCGGCCGAGCCGACTCCCGAGGCACCGTCAGCTGCTCCGTCGTCACCCGACGTTCCATCGGCTGACACCCCGGCACCCGAGACTCCCCAGCAGACCCCGGAAGAGAAGGACGGAGACGGCGCGTGAACCTGCTCGACACGCTGCTGCGCTGCGTCGCCGTGCTGGTCGCCTTCCTGGTGCTGCCGCTGGTGATCGGCCAGACCGAGCACAAGGTGATGGCCCACATGCAGGGCCGGCTCGGCCCGATGTACGCGGGCGGCTTCCACGGCTGGGCCCAGCTGGTCGCCGACGGCGTCAAGTTCGCGCAGAAGGAGGACGTGGTCCCGGCCGGCGCCGACCGCCGGGTCTTCCAGCTCGCCCCGGCCGTCGCCCTGCTGCCCTACCTGGTGGCGCTGCTGGCGATCCCGGTCGGCCCGCACGGCTTCGTCGGCCAGGCGGTGGACGCGGGCATCTTCTTCGTGCTCGCCGTGATGGGCATCGGGGTGCTCGGCTCGCTGATGGCCGGCTGGGCCTCGGCGAACAAGTTCTCGCTGCTCGGCGGCCTGCGCACGGCCGCCCAGCTGATGTCCTACGAGCTGCCGATGCTGCTCGCCGCCGCCTCGGTGGCGATGGCCGCCGGCACCGCCTCGCTGACCGGCATCCTGGGCGCCTTCCACTGGTGGTGGCTGCCGTGGCAGGCGATCGGCGCGTTCGTCTTCTTCACCGCCGGCCTGGCCGAGCTGC of Kitasatospora viridis contains these proteins:
- a CDS encoding serine/threonine-protein kinase, with translation MDQLTAQDPRRIGPFEVLGRLGAGGMGLVYLARSPAGRRVAIKTVRGELAEDELFRVRFAREIAAAKTVGGFYTAAVVDADADARVPWLATAYVPAPSLEDLVEECGPLPVEAVRWLVAGIAEALQSIHAAGLVHRDLKPSNVLVVEDGPRVIDFGIAAGVSSTRLTMTNVAVGTPAYMSPEQAKDSRSVTGASDVFSLGSLLVFCATGHAPFRGGNPVETVFKLLREEPDLSGLPAELADLVAACMRAAPEHRPTPAQIQSELAPHLFSRDDAGEEGGDWLPPDALALIERKRLGRRSVSAPRAPEPPQPSAQVPPPSPSMQVPPQPTVPPVVPQSPVPAPYLAQTPVGAHAGPPAAEPWGPPPDAFGPRPHAAPTGEAGEVATAKLGSHARRSPQGEVRLSNVRIGPGPQAHADNGQTGGPMPAGTDWIRRSDAAPTGARPAEGGQAAPPAPAVRPETTGGARWRPWRFRMSNDVWGTPLVADGTLFISSFEVHALDIATGRRRYKTRDVAWAVAVDAGRLHAADGPHLYTVDVADGTERWRTSLDGWVYSLDAGDGVLLCGLRGGGVQARSTANGAELWRAEDAQQDYENPQSGPALLAGAAFYYGGGRLRCVDARGGLPRWSFPVGEDVPSRPAVRGSRVLVTAGTAVYALDAASGAQHWRFDAPVSLFTPPVLDDSPNPAVYVADYLGTLYALDAATGRVRWQARTASRQGAEPVVLAGRTALIASGDTLYAFDTADGRELWRYSARGEVVGAPAAADGLVHLGSRDHSLHTVDLATGRLRWELGTKGELTGSPVAALGRVFVSSKDRCVYALDAVYGTAVPEQR
- a CDS encoding S1C family serine protease yields the protein MVLACVALALAGCTSGSKSSSSSSTTGSATPVAASGSPTVSNTLQDDYQQVIGNVLPSVVQITTASGLGSGIIYDTKGDIVTNAHVVGSATSFQVSLANSSNQLDATLVGSYPDSDLAVIKLSSPPGGLRPAVFGDSSKVELGQITLAMGSPLGLSSSVTQGIVSGTGRTVTEPKSTDSPGATIGNMVQTSAAINPGNSGGALVNLSSQVIGINTLAAVDQQLNGSAAPGIGFAIPSATITSIADQLIQSGKVTNSGRAALGISARTYYGSDFKPAGVVVVSTTSGGPAAAAGMQPGDVITKVGNTQVSSLSDLTTALASLTPGSQTPVTYTRNGQSSTVQVTLGTLGS
- a CDS encoding sensor histidine kinase, which encodes MNRPLYGARMWRQVGEHLIGFPIGVASFVFTVLTLTAGAGFSLTVVGLPLLAGGLRGCRGLGGWARRRARSAFGAQVAEPEPLRPARPGVAGLVLATLADGLCWRSALYCLLMLPWGIISFTLTLVLLVVGWPVLPFVVGWLAAAHRVLVELLLSPGAAEQRVRELEEDRGAVVDTAAADLRRIERDLHDGAQARLVALAMDLGLAKEKLLDTELSAEQASAAKMVDAAHGEVKLALQELRDLARGIHPAVLTDRGLDAALSAVAARCTVPGGVRVNVDLAGPDGTAERPDSAVEGIAYFTVSELLTNTSKHAGASRATVDVWRSADRLMVQVTDDGKGGATLPDGSPRPGGGLAGLAERVGAVDGVFLVESPEGGPTSVTVELPWRTRAARAGR
- a CDS encoding NADH-quinone oxidoreductase subunit A; this encodes MEGPRAAALAADPALGSGYFDAYAAVGLLAVIGVLFVAVAFSANRLLRPVIHSPEKLLTYECGVDPVGEGWAHTQLRYYVYAFLYVIFAVDAIYLFPWATVFAAAGFGAGTLVEMFVFLGFLAVGLLYAWKKGVLEWT
- a CDS encoding NADH-quinone oxidoreductase subunit B, which produces MDLTHGHPHGHGPDGADGPVPLGLPDPARPGPGALEQRRLGPLARLAPDPVKVVLNWGRRYSLWCFNFGLACCAIEFIAASMAKHDFIRMGVIPFAPGPRQADLMIVSGTVTDKMAPAVKRLYEQMPEPKYVISFGACSNSGGPYWDSYSVTKGVDQIIPVDVYVPGCPPRPEALLQGILKLQEKIAAESLPERYTGPSAEALRRPLLPGPGGAQ
- a CDS encoding NADH-quinone oxidoreductase subunit C, whose protein sequence is MSTPLDPEAAAAAIGPWATAVQAYDLCTVDVPAEHWIEALTAARDGLGLRFFDWLSAVDELGEGFAVCVHLAAVGGPGELRRLLLRTRVARDAAVLPSCAAVYAGASWHERETHEMFGIGFAGHPHLEPLLLPEGFEGHPLRKEFVLAARVAKAWPGAKEPGESEGEGPARRKMQPAGVPDPNEWGPLKGTLPPVAERPARAARGPRAAGAAGAAARGAGAGAAAGVEGAPAVRADRPRRNRSITEGSTSQAAPAPATPTEPAAPTESAEPAAPKVARTQSADAPWHAPVPAYDEPGKSAEPTPEAPSAAPSSPDVPSADTPAPETPQQTPEEKDGDGA
- a CDS encoding complex I subunit 1/NuoH family protein, yielding MLDTLLRCVAVLVAFLVLPLVIGQTEHKVMAHMQGRLGPMYAGGFHGWAQLVADGVKFAQKEDVVPAGADRRVFQLAPAVALLPYLVALLAIPVGPHGFVGQAVDAGIFFVLAVMGIGVLGSLMAGWASANKFSLLGGLRTAAQLMSYELPMLLAAASVAMAAGTASLTGILGAFHWWWLPWQAIGAFVFFTAGLAELQRPPFDMPVADSEIIFGAYTEYTGIRFAFFLLAEYGGILVLCALTAVLFLGGWHGPLPDSLGWLWMLLKTFALAFVVIWARVTFPRLREDQLMKFAWTVLIPLALLQLALTGIIKVAIQ